A region of Thermothielavioides terrestris NRRL 8126 chromosome 6, complete sequence DNA encodes the following proteins:
- a CDS encoding glycosyltransferase family 15 protein (CAZy_ID 269772) codes for MKPLSALAGAIARRARRPARRASGFLKGAAIVLVLCVLEALLHAYTLRVPRPPQDLDAPFSRQCQDPRIAAAKPRESAALVMLARNSEIEEARQTIQNIEAQFNRWFHYPVVFLNNEEWDLDFVRELNASVSGQAIFDVIPKEDWSYPSWIDPAKARQSMSLQQKAGVWNGGKESYHHMCRFYSGTFYTHPALAPFKWYWRLEPGVRYTCAITYDPFVEMARHAKTYGFTVALWEEPNTCPSLFRAVDDFRTQHDIPLTPTWNAMLDTSSWSQQVWPVRKLLGLLGRPHHARSGARWNLCHYWSNFEIADLDFFRGDAYQALFRHLDRRGGFYHERWGDAPVHSLAVHLLLPPGRLHHFADFGYHHEPFFQCPGNAPGGQLPGNDALGDAAWSPETDGAIGCRCQCPDQRRRNNRGVCLAAMQAPAAFHRTSWWDRYRGRYPYTINLPA; via the coding sequence ATGAAACCGCTGTCTGCGCTtgccggcgccatcgccaggcgagcgcggcgcccagcgcgccgcgccagcggTTTCTTAAAGGGAGCCGCCATCGTTCTCGTGCTGTGCGTCCTTgaggcgctgctgcacgCATACACGCTCAGGGTCCCGCGCCCACCGCAGGATCTCGATGCGCCGTTCTCCAGGCAATGTCAAGATCCGCGCATCGCCGCGGCGAAGCCGCGCGAGAGTGCCGCGCTCGTCATGCTCGCCCGGAACTCGGAAATCGAAGAGGCCCGCCAGACGATCCAGAACATCGAGGCCCAGTTCAACCGCTGGTTCCACTACCCCGTGGTGTTCCTCAACAACGAGGAGTGGGACCTGGACTTCGTCCGCGAGCTCAACGCCTCGGTGAGCGGCCAGGCCATATTTGACGTCATCCCCAAGGAGGACTGGTCCTACCCCTCCTGGATCGACCCGGCCAAAGCCCGACAATCCATGTCCCTGCAGCAAAAAGCCGGCGTCTGGAACGGCGGCAAGGAATCCTACCACCACATGTGCCGCTTCTACTCGGGCACGTTCTACACGCACCCGGCCCTGGCTCCCTTCAAATGGTACTGGCGGCTGGAGCCCGGCGTGCGCTACACCTGCGCCATCACGTACGACCCCTTCGTCGAAATGGCGCGCCACGCCAAGACCTACGGCTTCACCGTCGCCCTGTGGGAAGAGCCCAACACATGCCCGTCGCTCTtccgcgccgtcgacgatTTCCGCACCCAACACGACATCCCGCTGACGCCCACCTGGAACGCCATGCTCGACACCAGCTCCTGGTCGCAGCAGGTCTGGCCCGTCCGCAagctgctgggcctgctcggccgcccaCACCACGCCCGCTCCGGCGCGCGCTGGAACCTGTGCCACTATTGGAGCAACTTCGAGATCGCGGACCTCGACTTCTTCCGCGGCGACGCCTACCAGGCGCTCTTCCGGCACCTggaccgccgcggcggctttTACCACGAGCGCTGGGGCGACGCGCCCGTCCACTCGCTGGCCGTGCacctgctgctcccgccgGGCAGGTTGCACCACTTCGCCGACTTTGGCTACCACCACGAGCCCTTCTTCCAGTGCCCCGGCAACGCCCCCGGTGGCCAGCTGCCCGGCAacgacgcgctcggcgacgccgcctgGTCGCCCGAGACCGACGGCGCCAtcggctgccgctgccagtGCCCGGACCAGCGCCGGAGGAATAACCGCGGGGTCTGCCTCGCCGCGATGCAGGCGCCCGCCGCGTTCCACCGGACTTCCTGGTGGGACCGCTATCGCGGGCGGTATCCTTATACGATTAATCTACCTGCGTGA